The DNA region GTAAGTTTTTTCATTCAAATtgcaattaattaaaaataaagtttattaatataatatacataaatTAATCGTATAATTGAATACGTAATCAGTCGTTTTATACGTAGTTTTGAGAAGTGTAGTCATTTACGGATTTCTTTGAAAATGTGGCCAATCTTTTATGTCGTTGTATAAATATAATCCGGGGCTAGCAGTCTGGCTAACTTGTCTCGCTCCAATTAGGATGTAATTTTTATCAACTTCTCCAAGCTCCACTGCACACTGTATGAAATTTCTTGCTGCTTTTAATGCTTTACTGTTTGGtcgtttttctaaaataaaaaaaaaagattttatttaatCGGTAATTTGATCGTTTATAAAATCTTGCTGAGAGTACAGATAAAGAGCTACAACAGACCCA from Diabrotica undecimpunctata isolate CICGRU unplaced genomic scaffold, icDiaUnde3 ctg00003040.1, whole genome shotgun sequence includes:
- the LOC140432151 gene encoding peptidoglycan-recognition protein 2-like is translated as MENLEFHDIGYNFLVGEDGRIYEATGWHKVGAHTRTYNSKSLGLAFIGNFSEKRPNSKALKAARNFIQCAVELGEVDKNYILIGARQVSQTASPGLYLYNDIKDWPHFQRNP